The window TTAGAAAGAGTCAGATGTTTGAGCGATGAAATCCAAATAAATTTTTGNNNNNNNNNNNNNNNNNNNNNNNNNNNNNNNNNNNNNNNNNNNNNNNNNNNNNNNNNNNNNNNNNNNNNNNNNNNNNNNNNNNNNNNNNNNNNNNNNNNNNNNNNNNNNNNNNNNNNNNNNNNNNNNNNNNNNNNNNNNNNNNNNNNNNNNNNNNNNNNNNNNNNNNNNNNNNNNNNNNNNNNNNNNNNNNNNNNNNNNNNNNNNNNNNNNNNNNNNNNNNNNNNNNNNNNNNNNNNNNNNNNNNNNNNNNNNNNNNNNNNNNNNNNNNNNNNNNNNNNNNNNNNNNNNNNNNNNNNNNNNNNNNNNNNNNNNNNNNNNNNNNNNNNNNNNNNNNNNNNNNNNNNNNNNNNNNNNNNNNNNNNNNNNNNNNNNNNNNNNNNNNNNNNNNNNNNNNNNNNNNNNNNNNNNNNNNNNNNNNNNNNNNNNNNNNNNNNNNNNNNNNNNNNNNNNNNNNNNNNNNNNNNNNNNNNNNNNNNNNNNNNNNNNNNNNNNNNNNNNNNNNNNNNNNNNNNNNNNNNNNNNNNNNNNNNNNNNNNNNNNNNNNNNNNNNNNNNNNNNNNNNNNNNNNNNNNNNNNNNNNNNNNNNNNNNNNNNNNNNNNNNNNNNNNNNNNNNNNNNNNNNNNNNNNNNNNNNNNNNNNNNNNNNNNNNNNNNNNNNNNNNNNNNNNNNNNNNNNNNNNNNNNNNNNNNNNNNNNNNNNNNNNNNNNNNNNNNNNNNNNNNNNNNNNNNNNNNNNNNNNNNNNNNNNNNNNNNNNNNNNNNNNNNNNNNNNNNNNNNNNNNNNNNNNNNNNNNNNNNNNNNNNNNNNNNNNNNNNNNNNNNNNNNNNNNNNNNNNNNNNNNNNNNNNNNNNNNNNNNNNNNNNNNNNNNNNNNNNNNNNNNNNNNNNNNNNNNNNNNNNNNNNNNNNNNNNNNNNNNNNNNNNNNNNNNNNNNNNNNNNNNNNNNNNNNNNNNNNNNNNNNNNNNNNNNNNNNNNNNNNNNNNNNNNNNNNNNNNNNNNNNNNNNNNNNNNNNNNNNNNNNNNNNNNNNNNNNNNNNNNNNNNNNNNNNNNNNNNNNNNNNNNNNNNNNNNNNNNNNNNNNNNNNNNNNNNNNNNNNNNNNNNNNNNNNNNNNNNNNNNNNNNNNNNNNNNNNNNNNNNNNNNNNNNNNNNNNNNNNNNNNNNNNNNNNNNNNNNNNNNNNNNNNNNNNNNNNNNNNNNNNNNNNNNNNNNNNNNNNNNNNNNNNNNNNNNNNNNNNNNNNNNNNNNNNNNNNNNNNNNNNNNNNNNNNNNNNNNNNNNNNNNNNNGAGAGAGAGAGAGAGAAGGAGGTGGTGATCTGAAATGGATTTGGGATTTGGAAGAGAGAGAGAGAGGCGTTGTGATGGAGAGAGCGTTTTGGTCAATGGCAGTGTTCGTAATTTTTTTATTTTTAGAGGCAACGTTTTAAGAGATTTAAATGGGTGTACTGTTTTATCATCAGTGAACATTTATTAACAGTTTTATCATTTGTTACTTTTAAATGTACCTTTTTATCATTGCCCAATTAAGAAATTGAGGACAAAAAAAGTAATGGGACTATTCTGGGTATTTGGCCTTTTTGATACAATACTGTGGCGACCGGTGAGTCCTTCAGTGAGTTCAGTCCCTGCTTTGGTGAGCCCAGGAGCAAAAACCCTAAAACCCCAATTGGGAGCATCGTCAACAGTGAAACATTGATTCAATTGAAGCTGAGCAGAGGAAGCATTGGTATTTGGTGAGTCTACCATTCTGATTGTTTGCTTCAATTATGTTTGGGTTCTGTTGTAGAAGATTGCAATTACTAGTTCCAAGCATTTCTGTTGATTCTTCAGTGACCCATTTTCAAAAGGCATCTCCTTTTAGCACATCATATTCGTCATTATCATTCATAGGGTCTGAAATACATGATGATAAACCAGAAGATGGAAAACACCAATCTTTTATAGTTTCATACTTGATAAACTCATTTGGGTTCTCCCCACAACTTGCTCTCTCTTTGTCCAAGAAGCGAGGAGTACACTTCAACTCCCCGAAACAACCAGATTCGGTCATTAAGCTTCTGAGAGACTATGGATTCAGTGATACCCATGTCTCTGAAATTGTTAAGAAACGCCCAGACCTGCTCTCATACAATGCTCAAGAGACCATAATGCCCAAACTCGAGTTTTTCACTTCTGTTGGCATAAGAGGCACTGCCCTTGCTCACATCATTTCCGGCAACCCAAAGTTTTTGACCTTTAGCTTAGAGGAAAATCTCAGACCCTGTTATGTTATAATCAGAAGTCTACCGATCCCGGACAAAATGGTGGGTCTTGTTCTTTCCAAATTGTATCAGGGATTCACGGTCACTGCGCCATTACTAAGCAATATTGCTCCCAATATTGCATTTCTCAAGTCAGTTCAGGTGCCTGAATCCTCGGTCAATTTGTATCTGAGCATTACCCTTTTCGCAGTGTCACGGGAAACCCACAAGTGTAAGGAAAACGTGGAGAGGGTCATCAGTATGGGAATAAGCCCCTCCTCATCTAGCTTTATGAAGGCCTTGTATGTGATATCTGCGGTGGATGGATTGAAATGGGTACAAAGGATGGAAGTATACAAGACCACATTCGGTTGGACTGAAGATGATTTCTTCTTGGCATTTAGAAAAAATCCCATGTTCATGGGAATGTCAGAGAAGATAGTTTTAAGTAAAATTGATTTTCTTGTCAAGAGAATGGGTTGGGAGCCTGCACTTGTAGGTGCAAGTCCGAGTGTTCTAACTTATAGTTTGGAGAAGTGGACTATACCTAGGTGTTCAGTTATTAGAGTGCTCCTGTTGAAGGGCTTAATAATGAAGGGAGAGTTTTCTTTGGGTGGCACGGTGACTACCAGTAAGAGTTACTTCTTGGATAGGTTTGTGATCAGATATCAAGAACAAGTACCTGAGTTGTTGAATATCTTTCAAGGGAAAATGAGTATTGTAGACGTTGGCTTAGGGTTTGAGGAAACAGGTGAAACAACATGACTTAGGACGGAGAGCTATTCTTTTGCTTGATTCATCAAGACATCAGAAGTATCACTTATTTATTGTAAGTATGTTTAGTTTGTTCCATCTTCTCAAGAGGTTCAGTAGGTTATGCACACATACACACACAAAACGAAATTATCGTGTATGTAGTATATCATCTCATTCTATCATGGGTATCTATGTATGACTTCGTCAAGTATGATGTACTAAACCAGTAAACCTGCATAGTAGATTGGCAATCAGGTTGTTTTGGACACTATACCAGTATACCTGCAGTTTGAACCAACCAAAAGTCCTAGATTTCATTAGAATTTGCCTTTGAAAGTTTAATTTTTTAAGGACCTTAACTGTGCTAGTTTCTTCTTACAATTGTTGGGACTTTGATCTGTATCTTTTCTGGGGTTACCAGTTTATGTTCCGCTGGAGCTTTCTTGCCTCTGTTTCTTTTCTTGAGGACAAAAATGTGTTGCAACAGGGATTTAGTAGATCTGACTCGAATTTGTAATTCTCTGTGCATAAAGTTGAGGTGGATCCTTCCTGAGTGTTCTGGTTTCATGGTTCTCTGCTATTCAGAGGCTTGATGTTGGGCAACTTGGCCTTTTCTTTTCTGTTGGTATCAGTGTATCACCAGTGAAATATCTGAGTAATGTAGTGACTTGTGACATGCTATTAGTGAAAGTTGTCTAACATTGAATATGTATGTTTATGTGGTTGCATTGGAACAGAAATTGGGAAGTAAAATGTACAATGAAAACATTGTAAAACAAGTGCGTGCACCTTACACGACCATTGGCATCTGTTCTGTAGCGTGACTAGTGTCTGATGATTGAATAAAACAGCACAACAGAAGTTTCAGTCTAACACTCTTTTGGGTGTATCGGCTTCTTAATTTCATTTCAATTGTACTATTGTTCTTATGATGTTTTTGATGTATCTTCTTTCACATCCTGGAATCCACATATATGTATGCATTAACTCATTTCTCAAACCATGAAAACTCAGAGCCGCCATTGAATCTCTACTTTTGCCACTATGTTCAGTTTTCTTTGTCTGGAGTTCGTTTAACAATGTGGAGCATAACAAGTTCTTGGTTCTTGTAATCTGCCGCAGAACACAGGTGTTTTCTTAAACAGAGCAAGTGATAAAAATTGGAACCAAGACTAACAAGCTTAGGAGCTAATGAAATTCATCGAGAAGTCTAGTTTCAGATATCGAGCAAGAACAATGTTCAGATGTACATCATGACTGACTAAATTCCTTTCTACAAGTCTAAAACACACCCCTCAAGTGACCGTTTGAAGTCTGAAAAACGACCGTCATACTACTACATTAGATTGATACTAATAGGAGAAATAGCATTGCTTAAGATTAGTACAGTGACAATGTACTAATCTCCAAATTTGGGCAATGAGAAAGGAAATGGTGGTGACATATGAGCTCCATTGTGCCCATCACTTCCCGCTTTGGTGGTTGTTTTCCTTAGAAAACTCGTATCAGGTGCTCAAAATGTTCGGGTACCAAGCAATGTTGCTCCCAATATATCGTTTCTGAGGCAAGTTCCACTGCCAGAATCCTCAATCTGTTCATTTCCACTTTTCTAGTAGCCAACCCTTTTGTAATGTCCCTAATAAAATGCCGAGTTTAAGGAATATGTCAACAAGGTCATCAGTATGGGATTTCGCCCTTTGGATTCTACTTTCATGAATGCAATGCGTGTGATTTCTGAGATCCGATATCAGGAGCACGAACAGTATGTAGCATATCAATCTGACAATCTCTTATGCAATCAGGTATGATGTACCATGATATAGGTATGATTTCGTTATGATGTACTAAACCTCCTTTGCTTCTATAGACGCGTGCTTAGGTATATATGCGCATGGTTGCTTGAACACTATAACTGCTACTTGAACCTAGTTTAAGCATGACCTCCTAAAAAATTTCCTTGGACTTTGTTCTAGTTTCTGCTTTCTAGTGTTGGCTCTTTATCTCTTCTTGATTACTAGTTAATTTCTTCAGGAAACAAATTGGCTTGCCATCTAGTAGATCTGACCAGGATTCGGTTTCCTCTATCATTGGTTTGTGGAGGAATGCGAGGATGTTCTGTTATCAAGGTTCTCTGATATCCAGAGGCGTGGAAGTTGGCCTTTTCAATACTAGTGTAAAATTGTGACATAACATCAGTATACATTGACTCAAACATTAGATATCTATGTCTGTGGGTGCATGGATCTCTTGATCCAGGATAAGAAGAAGCAACTGAGATTGTTGGACGATATATGTGGGTGAGTATAGATTGTTTCCTTCCCTGTTTGGACCTTGCAATGAAACCATTCAGTCTGGTTGAAACTTAGAAAGAAAAGGATCCTAACTAAATGCCACCAGTTGGTGCTAGGAAATTAAAAAACAAGCTTAAGTCTGAGATCTGAAGAGAAAACATCCAGTTGTATAGAACGACACAAAATGAGATACGAGATGAATCAGTTTATTAGAGTTGGAGCAAACAAAGCAAAAGGCAAGGCAAGAAATTTCAACAAAAGATGATATATAGATTGCCAAGTAAGTGTTCAAGAACTATTACAAACGAAGGAAGCAGAGTGGAGAATCCCACATAGTTGCTTGAGCTACAGTAAATAAAAGATGATACATTTTAGTTCAGTAGCAGCACCAACTACATTACATATAGATAAGAAAGCAGCAAGCAGCTCATGGTGTTAATCTTCTTGTGTCGGCATGGCGTATCGGCAGAGGGGGCACAGGTGGCTGATCTCCAGGCACTGAACAATGCAATGTACATGAAAATGGTGTCGGCAGGCCAATACAGTAACGGGGAGCTGTTGTTGATCAAGAACTTCAAAATCCTCCAAGCAAATAGCACAGGAGGGCGAGCGTGTGACAATATCAGCGTCGAGTGTCACTGGCTGCAAACCCTCGATTGATGATGTGCTGGCCGGAATCCAATTGGGCCTATATTCTGCATCTTCAACGCGGTAGGTGTTGTCCCACACAGAGACTATAAGAGCTTCCACAGGGGACACGGCGGCCTCAACCATCTCGAACACCTTCTGAACAGCACCATGATGCTCATGTTTGGGCACACCCATTTCTGTCAGACGCTGGCAGAGGTAGAGTTCATAGCCCCTATCACTGCCGTTGTTGTTGGATAATCGCTGCTTCATATCAGAAAACTTGACCGCAAAAGTTGTTTGGGCTAGCTTGTTACAATCATAATTAAGTGGATCGCTTGCCACACGGTGCCATGAGCTTTTCTTGTAGAACTTCAATCTGATGAAAAGCTTGTCCTCCTCTACAGACCCTGTTAGAGTGATTGCCCTTTTCCGCACCGCATTGAAATAATAGAACTGGTGATATTCCATAATCGCTTTCGGATCTGATATGATCGCTTTCTGGGTATATATATATATACGAGGAGAAACCCTCAATTCTAATCCGTCTAGGACAGGGATTTATGGTTGAGGGAAATGATCGAGATATGAAATTCGATTCGGATTCTGGGTATATATATAGGAGAAACCCTCAATTCTAATCCGTTTAGGACAAGGTTTGAGGGTTGAGTGAATGATAGAGAATTAGAGATATGAAATTCGATTAGGGGAAAGTTGAGGAGAAACCGAGGAACCCTCGATCCATCTGACACAAGGATTTGAGACACCAAACTAGAGATTAGGATTGTTGAGACCGAGAAGAAAAAGTTGGGCCGATCTACCCCGCTATCGCCACTAATTGTTAGTAGAGGCCCAACACCGCTTCTTTTTGGAAGATAAAAGATTATAAAAAACAACATATACTATATGTGATTGCTTTGAGTATTTTTCATATTCGATTGCTTTTGTGACGTATACTGATAATCAAATTATTTCATTATATGACGTGTGGTTATGCCAGTGACGTAGCTAGAATTGTAAGTTAAGCCTATTTAAGATTTTTCTATATCATTCCATTAATATTTATGAATATTTAAGCCTATTTAAGATTTTTTTCAAAATTAAAAAGGGTCATTTCCGTCACTGGGTAACATATGGCATTGTTTGAATAAGTTTGTTGTTGCAGTCGCTGTGCATTTGAGTAAGCATGTACTGCAAATGGGCATGTACTCTCTCTCCCAAGCTTCCCTGCTCAATCCTTTTAGGAAATAACATGGGTGATCAGTATGATCATTTATGGGTAACAAACACTAATAAAAGATAGACAAGTGTCAACAATAATTATAAATAAACATGCCAAATACCCAAAACCCTCATGTTATGTCCTTAAATTGCAGTCAAGCCTTTTAAAATAGACACGTGTCCCATGTTCATTGGTTTTTGTCACCGAAGTCAGGTTCATCATTTTATTATGCTCTCATTTCCAACTAAGGACAAGATTCCAAATGAAAAACGTTGTCATTTTGACATCCTCTAACGCGGTTGGCGAGGACGGCAGAGTATCCCAAGTGGATCCAAGCAAGCCCAGTACAACCATCCGACGTCGTTCGACCTTGCAGCATGGACGTTCTCGACGAGGTGGAGTTTAATTTGCACTTTCTAGTTCATCTTTTAATTCCAATAGAAGTAAAATAGACAATAAAATTAAGGTTGTGAAATCCACACACCGTTTTTCTTTTTTTGGTAATTTAAATTTTATCTTTTAGTGACTTAAACTTTGTCTTTTTATGAATATGTTAACCAAAAAATGAAAAATGATGTGTGAATTATTGAATTTCAATAAGGGGGGTGTATTGTATTTGGATTCATACAGACTTATTTTAATCAACTGACTTTTTGAAAAGTTTACAGACTCTTTGAAAAGTTTATAGACTTTCACTGATTTCTTAAAACCATCAATTTTTAATCACAGACTTTCACTGATTCCATATACTTTCAAATTCCATAGACTTCTTTAAAACTTTTACTAATTCCATATACAATACACCCCCTTTTAAGGTGTGTGGATTTTATATCTCTAAAATTAATGGGGAGTACATTTTGTTATAGAGTCAAACACGACGACACGTGGCCGCAGCGAGCTACTGAACTATGAACAAGGTATAAAACGGTGCGTAGCATCAAAATGCTAAAACGCCGACGTTTTACTGAAATAAATGAGAAACCCAAATATAAAAGGGAACAACTAACCCAGAACTCCAGAAAAACAGGCAGAAAACAAAAAACCGAGACCCAGGTGATGATGATGCTAATTGAACAGGAGGGTGTTGGATGAAGAAAGGTTGATGAATAACAAAGCCTTTTTTGGTCCAATTCCATCTGTTTGTTCAATTTGCATGCTCTATTCTGCAGTAAGCCATTAACTATAGGAAATTAGGTGGGAAAGGTTTGATTGTTGTTCATCAAAGCCTTTCAAGTCCCACTCCCTACTTCTGCTTTTC of the Fragaria vesca subsp. vesca linkage group LG6, FraVesHawaii_1.0, whole genome shotgun sequence genome contains:
- the LOC101302287 gene encoding uncharacterized protein LOC101302287; translation: MFGFCCRRLQLLVPSISVDSSVTHFQKASPFSTSYSSLSFIGSEIHDDKPEDGKHQSFIVSYLINSFGFSPQLALSLSKKRGVHFNSPKQPDSVIKLLRDYGFSDTHVSEIVKKRPDLLSYNAQETIMPKLEFFTSVGIRGTALAHIISGNPKFLTFSLEENLRPCYVIIRSLPIPDKMVGLVLSKLYQGFTVTAPLLSNIAPNIAFLKSVQVPESSVNLYLSITLFAVSRETHKCKENVERVISMGISPSSSSFMKALYVISAVDGLKWVQRMEVYKTTFGWTEDDFFLAFRKNPMFMGMSEKIVLSKIDFLVKRMGWEPALVGASPSVLTYSLEKWTIPRCSVIRVLLLKGLIMKGEFSLGGTVTTSKSYFLDRFVIRYQEQVPELLNIFQGKMSIVDVGLGFEETGETT